CCAGCTGCCGTACGACGAGATCGGTGGGGTCGAGTCCGTCGGCGCCCGCGGCCGGGATGCCCGTCAGGACGAGCCGGCCGCCGCGTCTGAGCAGCGAGGCCGCGGTGTTCGCGGCGGTCGCCGACCCGGCGGTCTCGATGACGACGTCGAAGTCGTCGGGGAGCTCCTGGTCGCGGGTGCGGAAGTCGGTGGCGCCGAAGGTCTTCGAGAGTTCCGCGCGGTCCGGGCGGGTGCCCACCACCAGCAGCTCCGAGGGCGAGCCCGCCCGCAGGAACTGCACCGCGAACATCCCGAGTGTCCCCGTGCCCACCACCGCGACCCGCTCGCCGGGCCGCGCGTTCGCCTTGATCGCGGCGGCCGCGATGCACGCGGCGGGCTCCAGGAGCGCCGCCGCCGTCAGGTCGGCGTCGTCCGGCAGGGCGTGCAGCAGCCGGGCCGGCAGGGTGAGGGTCGCGGCCATGGCGCCGGGCTGGGTGAACCCGGTCTCCTCGTAGCCGTCCGTGCACAGCGTGGTCTCGCCCGCGTGGCAGCGGTCGCAGACCTGGCAGTTGCGGAAGCCCTCACCGACCACCTTGCGGCCGACCAGCGCCTCGGGCACACCGGAGCCGACGGCCTCGACCGTGCCGGACCACTCGTGGCCCGGGGTCAGCGGGTAGCGGACGTACCCCTCGGGCCGGTTGCCCTGGTACACCTCGCGGTCGCTGCCGCAGATGCCGACCGCGTGGACGCGGACCAGGGCCTCGCCGGCGCCGGGCGCACGCGGGGTGTGCTCGACGAGCTCGTGCTCGCCGGGCGCCCCGATGACGACCGCGCTGCTCACTGCTCGGTGCCCTTCGGCTTGCGCTGCTCCCAGCCGTCGGCCCACAGGTCGAAGCGGGCCTGCTGCTGCGGGAACTCGGCGGCGGCGTCGACGTCCAGCTCCACACCGAGGCCCGGCTCGTGCGACAGCTCGAAGTAGCCGTCCACGACCTGCGGGGCGCCCTTGACGACCTTCTTGATGTCGGCGTCGGCGAAGTCGTTGAAGTGCTCAAGGATCTTGAAGTTCGGCGCGGTGAAGCCGACCTGGAGCGAGGCCGCCGTCAGCACCGGACCACCCACGTTGTGGGGTGCGACCAGCATGTAGTGGGTCTCGGCGGTCGCGGCCAGCTTCCGGGTCTCCCAGATGCCGCCGATGTG
This DNA window, taken from Streptomyces sp. NBC_00663, encodes the following:
- a CDS encoding zinc-dependent alcohol dehydrogenase; its protein translation is MSSAVVIGAPGEHELVEHTPRAPGAGEALVRVHAVGICGSDREVYQGNRPEGYVRYPLTPGHEWSGTVEAVGSGVPEALVGRKVVGEGFRNCQVCDRCHAGETTLCTDGYEETGFTQPGAMAATLTLPARLLHALPDDADLTAAALLEPAACIAAAAIKANARPGERVAVVGTGTLGMFAVQFLRAGSPSELLVVGTRPDRAELSKTFGATDFRTRDQELPDDFDVVIETAGSATAANTAASLLRRGGRLVLTGIPAAGADGLDPTDLVVRQLEVHTVFGAPPDAWAHTVRVFGAGLLDPLPLVTHELPLEEFPRAIELVGSGDPTVGKVLLRP